The genome window CAATGACCCAATGACCCAATGACCCAATGACCCAATGACCCAATGACCCAATGACCCAATGACCCAATGACTAATTCCCCCCCGTAAGGCTTTGCGGTTTCCGCTTCTCCGGCGGTAAGGCAGCATATTTTTTATAGCTGTCATTAATATAAACAGCCAGCGATGCGTTGTTGTTTCCTTTTATAAAAGCATAAGTAGGGCGATACATTAGCATAAAGTCATCCAGTTCGGTCCCTTTTAGGGGCACAATACTGCCTACGTAGGTTTTTGTAAATACCGCATCAATTTTACGCTCTTCTTCTTCACGCTTAAAGTACTTTTTAAGCCGCCTGGCATTTGTTGCTTCCTTTCCGAACCAGGTGGTTGGTGAGAGTACATATAACTTGCTTTTGGTGTAAATTTCCGGGTATTCTTTATGCGGATCAAAAGCCTGCCGCCTTGAATTGATCTTTACCTCCCCTAACGCTATGGTTTTAGTGATCATCTCAACCTTTTTAGGGGCAAGGTCAACAAGGTATACAGTATCAGATACATACCCGGGGCAATCAAAAATCAGCAGGTGCCCGGTTTCTGTCTTAATTGTAAAATTACCGTCCTTATCTGTTAAACCCAGTTGCTTACTGCTATTATCTCTTATAAAAACATTCGACAACTTATTGCCGCTCCCGCTGTCATACACGGTACCTTTTAAAAGGCCCTGCGCATTAACAGACCCTGCTATCAGGCTTAAGAAAAGGACTAAAACGATTTTTATTTGCATGGCAGATGAATTACACTGTCAATATAAACCTAATTTTTATGATAAAGGTTTTTACTTAAACATTTTACACAACACTGTATCAACCTATTTTATTTAACACTCAAAATACCTTAAAAACAAAAACCCGGTTTCTGCCGGGTCTTTGTTTTCTAAATCGCTTACGCTAAAGGAGTCCTTGGAATTAATCTTTTACTCCTAACCTCTAGCCTCTGGTCTCCAATCACTAACTACTGTTTTGTCCAAACGTTGTTAGCCTCGTTAAAATCAGGCAACGCTTTGTCCGGATCATAGGTAACCGATTCAATAGCTTCGGTTGACGGATATTTAAACTTCCATGAGTTATTTCGCTCCCAGATCTCTACCGGCAATTTCACACGGTCAGTTTTCCCGCTAACGGTTTTAACTTCCAATATTACCGGCATCGCCATTTTCTCCAGGTTGTCAATAGTTATGTATGCGCCTTTTGATGGGTCGTTATCTACATATTCAACACTCCTTACGGCAACATCCAGGCGCCAGTTGTTAATAAACCAGCCTCTCCAAAACCATTGCAGGTTCTCGCCGCCTGCATTTTCCATGGTGCGGAAAAAGTCATCAGGTGTTGGGTGTTTAAAGGCCCATTTGGCAATGTAAGTTCTGAAAGCAAAATCAAAACGGTCATGACCGAGTATTACCTCACGCAGCATGGTAAGGCCGGCGCCTGGTTTTGAGTATAACAGAGTACCCGTATTTCTCTCTTTAAGGTTAGCTGGCTGGCTTAACATGGTCTCCAGCCCGGGGGCAGTAAACGCAGCGCCCGCACGGTGCATATTCATGCTGCCTTTTCCTTTGTATTCGCCGTTATTAAAATCAGCGGTCGACAGCGTATTGATAAAAGTATTAAAACCTTCATCCATCCAGCCGTACATCCGCTCGTTCGAGCCTACGATCATCGGGAACCAGGTATGGCCAAACTCGTGATCGTTAACACCCCATAAATTTCCTTTGGTGGCGCCAGCTCCGCAGAAAACAATCCCCGGGTATTCCATACCGCCCACTATACCGGCAACAGCAGTAGCTGCAGGGTAAGGGAACTCAAACCACTGCTTAGAATTGTATTCTATCGATTTCTTCACATACTCGGTTGAACGGCCCCATGCGTTAACACCATCGCTTTCAATCGGGTAGGCTGATATTGCTGTTGATTTTTTTCCGCTTGGCAGGTCCATTTTAGCCGCGTCGATAATAAATGCAGCCGATGATCCCCATGAAGCATCACGGGCATTCTTAATTTTAAAGTGCCAGGTTAATGTTTTTTTACCGGCAGGGCGTGATGCCGGGTCGGTAACTTCGCTTGCGGAACGGATAATTACTGTTTTTTCACTTTTTTCAGCTTCTGCCCAGCGTTTCAGTTGCATTGGCGTATAAACCTCCTGTGGGTTAAGCAACTCGCCCGACGCTACCACTATGTGGCTGGCGGGAGCAGTGATATTTAAATCAAAATCGCCGTATTCAAGGTAAAACTCACCGGGACCAGAATAAGGGATGGTGTTCCATCCATAAATATCGTCATAAACGCACATACGGGGATACCATTGTGCTATCTGGAAGATCTTCCCGTTTTTAGTTTCCTGGATTCCCATACGGTCGGATCCGTAATTGGGTGGTATAAATGAATATTCAATTTTCAATTTCACCTGGCCACCGTCTGAGGGCACTTCTTTAGGAAGATAAACCTGCATCCGAGTGTCAGAAACCAGGAACTTCAGGTCGGTAGTAGCTCCCTTAAGACCTACCAGCTTTATCGATTTTATTTTAAAGCCCGCATCAAAATCCTGGCCACGGCCCCAGTTACGGCTAATTGGCTTTGGAGGATTCCCCAGCAAAGGCACAATAGCAGTTCCCCTTGAATCCTGCCTGAACAGGTTTTGTTCCAGGTTCATCCATAAGTAGCCTAGTTTTTGCGGGCTGTTATTGGTATAGGTTAATACCTCTGATCCTGTAATTTCGTTGGTTTGATCGTTAAGCGAAGCGGCTAACTGATAGTCGGCACGGTTCTGCCAGTATTTTGGCCCGGGCTCACCGTCGGCCGCGCGGTACTCCGATCCATTTTTTCCGTAAAAATAGGGACCGAAAGCTTCATGGTAATCATAGTTCGAAGCTGGCGGAGCTGCCGGCGTGGTTTGCCCTGCGGGGGTTTGCTGTGCCTGGCTAACACCTGTTACAGCAATAAAAGCCAGTGCAAAACCGGCTAACAGTTTTAATTTCATTTTGAGGTCAGTTTATAATTTGCAATTATACTACAAATTGAGGAATGATACAGCAGGTAAAATGATTGTTACCATTGTGTTAGCTGATCGGGTTAATTAAGTGAGTGGCTGACTAATTTAGATTGCATTGAGGGTAAATCTTCTGAACCAAGCTAATAGCTTAATGTGTAAATTCGATTTTCCTTTTCGGACTAAACAAAAATCTATTAACCTAATCCAACTTAATCAGCCACTCACCTATTCATCCCCTCACTTAATCAACTTATCTTCATAAACTGCTTCATCAAAGCCGAAAAACAGGAAGTCGCCATCCTCAATAACAGGGCGCTTTATCATACTGGTTTTTTGCTGCAGCAACATTAAAGCATCTGTACTTGTTTTTACGCCTGCCTTCACTTCCGGGTCAAGTTGTTTCCAGGTAAGGCCCTGTTTATTCATGAATTTTTCATAGCCGGCCTTCGCATCCCATTCCCTTAATTTTTCTTCGCTTACACCAAGTTTTTTAAAATCGTGAAACTCATAGGCTACGTTATGACTTTTTAGCCAGTCGAGCGCTTTTTTTACCGTATTGCAATTGGTTATTCCGTACACTTTCATGTCGCAAAGCTATTAATTTCCGCTGGCAGGTTTGGAAGCTCCTTTGGTATCATCGTTATCAATACCACGCTGGTTCTTTTTAATATCTGCCTTAAGCTTTCCAAAGCGGTAGTTAAAGCCAATATTGAATGATCTGTAAGGATTTACAGATGCGCTGGTTTGGTAGAACGCAGGGTCGCGGGTATAGCTGTTATAAGTTCGGTATTTACTGTACGGATTGTTCACATTAAAGAAAACAGAACCTTTTTTACTCAGGATGTCTTTAGATGTACTGATTGAAGTGAACACATTTGAGCTGGATTTTCCCTGAAGTAAAACATTTGCGCTATAAAATCCTCCATTAACACCGGCACGCCAGGTATCGGTTATCCTGTAACCGGCGTATGCAAATGTATAACCCTGGATACCTTTATTGCTAAGTTGTTGGCCATTATAAAAGCCGTTTATCCAAACATTTGAAATCCGGCTATTGATATTAATATTGAACTTTTTAGTAATAGGATAGTTAAAACTTGCACTTAAGCCCAGGTTTTTGTTGCTTCCTAAATTTTCATTAGTGGTGTAAGTAACGGTATCAACCAGCCTGGTTACACTCTGAATAGAATTGTTTGAATAGGAATAAGACAACCCGAAGTTTATTGATCCTTTTGAGAATTTGCTGTAATTAAGCTCGAAGCTGTGATTAACAACGGGTTTCAGATCGGGATTACCTGTTCTGATAAATCTTGGATTTGTTTTATCCACAAAAGGGTTCAGTTCATAAATATCAGGACGCTGAATGCGGTTGGTGAAACCAAAGTTTAAGCTTGTTCCGTTTTTAAGCTTTCGTTGTACAGATATTGAGGGGACAATATTACTGTAATTGCGGCTAACATCAGTTGCCTGCGACACAAAATGAGCGCTTATATCAGTACCTTCAGCCCTCAGCCCGGCTTTAACTCCCCAATTATTTAAGTTGTACTGGTAAGTGTTATACAAGCTGTAAACATTCTGATTGTAGTTAAAATTATTGGCGCTGTTTGGATCGGGCACGTAGCTTTTTATAGAATCTATATAGTCAGTGGTTCCAAAATCGCTTGAGCTTTTTCTCAGGATTGCCTTTAAACCACCTTCAATAGTAATATGCTTTAATGGATGCACATAGTCTGCCTGGATGGTTTGCTCTTTAGTACCTGCATTATTATTTTGCAAATAGCTGGGCAGCCCATAATTAAACCTGTCGGTAATGGTATTCATATTTTCGCTGCTGTTTGGCTGATTTGAAAACTTATAACTAAAGGTCAATAGCCTATCCTTACTATTTTTAAAGCCTTTTTGGTAGTTAAAGCCGAAGTCGCCCCCTTTATAAGTTGAGGCGCTGCTGTTTTGAATCCTGTAGCTTTGAATCAGCGCATTGGCGGCATCAAACTCATTCGAGAACTGGTTACTTTCATTACTGCTATGCCCGTTATTGTAATCAAATGAACCTGTTATAAGATTTAACGTATCAATCTCATAGCTGATTTCGGTACTGGTATAAATATATCGGCCCTGGCTGGTGCTCGCAGATGATTGTGTTAAAAAGGTAGGATCTGTACCGAACGTTTGCAAAGTTGAGTTGGATGAACTGTGGCGCTTTATTTGTTTGCCATAACCCGTGTAGTTAAAAATCCCAAGTTTACCTTGTTTTACCGTGAGTGAAAGACCTCCTCCCGGTCCGTAAAGACTATTATCGCGTAAGTTAATGCTGCCGTTGTAACCCTGGTCTATTTTTTTATTCGTGATGATATTAATAATCCCCGCTAACCCCTCGGCATCATACTTCGCAGGGGGCGTTGTAATGATCTCAATTTTCTGGATGCTGCTGGCAGGCATTGACTTAAACACATCCGACGGATTATGCGCTACCAACGATGATGGCTTACCATTGATCAGTATTTTGTAGTTACTTCCTCCTTTTAGTTGGATATTATCACTGGCGTCAACCGTTACCAGCGGCACTTTACGCAGCATATCCAAAACATTCTGGGTTTTAGTTTCAGGGTCAGCCTGTACATCATAGCTAATGCGGTCAATCTCCTGCTTTACTACAGGCTTTAAAGCCGTTATGGAAACCTCCTTTAGCTGGTTTTTCCCGGATGCCATTACAATATTACCTAAATTAACGGTGGCAGTATTACCGGTTATTTTTATAACTTTTGTGGCATAACCAACTGAAGCCAATGATAATTGGTAGTTTTTGCCGGTTATCGCTTTCAATTCAAAGGTGCCGTCGTCTTTGGTAAGCCCTCCCCTTACCGATTGTTTGGTAACTGCATCCTGTAAAGCTACAGTAACATAACCAATGGGCTTATTGGTAACAGAATCGATAGCTGTTCCTTTAACAGTTAATGCCGGTGGTGCGGGTTGGGCCAATACTGCGGCCGACAGGTAACAGCACAGGGCCATCAGTAAAAGTCGTTTCATTTAGGATTTTGGGAATATTTCCGCGAAGATATTCACCTGCTTTTCATAAAAAAAATGATTTAAGCCAAAATAACTATCATTTTAGTTACGTAACGCTAATGTTACTTTAAAGCGATAAAAACAGGAGAATTAACCGAAGCCAGGGCAGAAACTATTATCTATTATAACGCGTCATAGTTAGCTCCGTGCCTATGGCTGCGAAGCTTTTTATCATTTCTATCGAGCGGTCTATCAAAGCAGGCAGTTCCGGTAGTTCGTCTTTGTCAAAACCATCCAGCACATAGTCAACCTGCCTGCCTTTGGGGAAATTGTCGCTCACGCCAAAACGCAAACGGGCGTAATTATTGTGTCCAAGCGTTGCCTCAATATGTTTTAATCCATTATGACCGGCGGCACTGCCTTTGGGCTTTAAGCGCAATGTGCCGAACGGAAGCGCAATATCATCCACGATTACCAATACGTTTTCAATGGGAATCTTAAGCTCCCTCATCCAATGAGCAACGGCTTTGCCGCTCAGGTTCATATAAGTGGTTGGCTTAACCAGGTAAAGGGTGCGGGCTTTGTGGGTTATTTCGGTATAATAGGCCAGCCGCATATTGTAAAATTTGGCGTTCTCTTGTTTTGCCAGTTCGTCCAATATCATAAAACCTATATTATGCCGGGTATCAGCATATTCCGGCCCTATGTTTCCTAAACCTACTATTAAATATTTCATACCCCTGACCCCAAAAGGGTCGATTTTGATTTGCGTGGCCGAGCCACAAATAATTTATAACAACCGCTAAGATATTACTTTTAAAAAAAACAGCGATAAGTTTCCCTTATCGCTGTTAATTACCATTCCGTGGTTCCCAAAAGAGGGCGGCGCGGTACCTCTTGTTCCCCTTTAGGGGTTAGTGGCTTTATTTTTTGCCTGAAGCAGCTTCCTGCTCAGCCTGGCGTAATGCACGTGAAGTAGTTACTGATACGATAGTATCTTCTTTCGCGTTCATGATAGCTAACTTTTCCAATTTAATATCATTAACCTTAACAGATTTACCAACCTCTAAAGTTTCAATGCTTACTTCAATAGCATCCAAATGATCTTTAGGTAAACCTTTGATACGTAATTTCCTTAATTTTTGTACCAGTTTACCACCTACTTTAACACCTGGAGAAGTTCCTGTTAATTTAACCGGGATCTCAATAGTGATAGGTTTTTTCTCGTCTAAAAGTAAAAAATCTACGTGAATGATCTGTTCAGTTAACGGGTGAAACTGAAGATCTTTAATGATAGCCTGTGATTTTGTACCGGCAATATCTAAGTCGATGAAATGAACAACCGGCGTGTAAACTACGGCTCTCAAATCACTTGCGGACACTGAAAAGTGGGTTTGGGTAGCCCCACCGTAAAGTACTGCAGGCACCAGGCTCTGGTAACGCAGTTCTTTAGCGTCTCTTTTCCCTACGTTCTCTCTTGGAGAACCGCTAATAGCAATTGATTTCATTTTTTTGTTATTTATTTATGTTAAAAGTCCATGGTCCAATACCATGGTTTATTATTATTCAATTTCAATTCATTTATGGCCTGTTGACCATAAACTATGGACTTCTCAATCCACTTTAAACAGCTGGCTTATTGAGCCGTGTTCATTTACATTCATTATTGCACTTGCAAATAAATTCGCAGTGGTTAAAACCTTTATTTTGTCGCTGTGGTGTTTCAGCGGTATGGTATCGGTAACAATTAATTCTGTTAAAACCGAATTCTCTATAGTTTCATACGCCTTACCCGACAATAAGGGATGCGTACAAACTGCGCGTACACTGCGTGCACCACGCTCCATAATCAACCCTGCTGCTTTTGCCAGTGTTCCGGCGGTATCGCAAATGTCATCAATCAGCACAATATCCTGGTCGGTAACGTCACCTATAAGCGTCATCGACTCAATTTCGTTGGCGCGCTTACGACGTTTATCGCAGATTACCACTTCGGCGTTAAAGAACTTTGCAAACGTACGCGCCCTGTATGAGCCGCCCATATCTGGCGATGCAATGGTTAAATTACCCAGGCCAAGGCTTTTTATATAGGGCACAAAAATAATGGAAGCGTCAAGGTGATCAACCGGGATATCAAAAAAACCCTGGATCTGTGCTGCGTGCAGGTCCATCGTCATAATGCGGTTAATACCGGCAGCCACTAATAAATTGGCAACCAGTTTTGCACCAATGGCAACCCTCGGCTTATCTTTCCTGTCCTGCCTGGCTAAACCGAAATAAGGAATAACCGCGGTTACATAATGAGCAGATGCACGGCGGGCGGCATCAATCATCATCAGTAATTCCATCAGGTTATCCGTAGGTGGGTTGGTGCTCTGGATCAAAAAAACATCACAACCACGAACCGATTCATTAAAATGGGGTTGAAACTCGCCATCACTAAAACGCGAAATATCAACCTCGCCTAAATCGCGGCCATAACATTCTGCAACATTTGCCGCCAGTGATTGTGTGGCAGAACCAGCAAATAATTTAACCGGGTTAAATTGTAAAGGCATTTTTTGAGTTTGGATGTCGGATCTTCGGTTTCGGAAGTTGAATCCAAATGAATTTCCTGATTACCAGCTATTATAAAAAACAATTCGGATTTCGATAGTTCTCCCGGAATAAATCCGAAATTGAACATTCG of Mucilaginibacter xinganensis contains these proteins:
- a CDS encoding peptidase associated/transthyretin-like domain-containing protein; the protein is MQIKIVLVLFLSLIAGSVNAQGLLKGTVYDSGSGNKLSNVFIRDNSSKQLGLTDKDGNFTIKTETGHLLIFDCPGYVSDTVYLVDLAPKKVEMITKTIALGEVKINSRRQAFDPHKEYPEIYTKSKLYVLSPTTWFGKEATNARRLKKYFKREEEERKIDAVFTKTYVGSIVPLKGTELDDFMLMYRPTYAFIKGNNNASLAVYINDSYKKYAALPPEKRKPQSLTGGN
- a CDS encoding M1 family metallopeptidase, whose translation is MKLKLLAGFALAFIAVTGVSQAQQTPAGQTTPAAPPASNYDYHEAFGPYFYGKNGSEYRAADGEPGPKYWQNRADYQLAASLNDQTNEITGSEVLTYTNNSPQKLGYLWMNLEQNLFRQDSRGTAIVPLLGNPPKPISRNWGRGQDFDAGFKIKSIKLVGLKGATTDLKFLVSDTRMQVYLPKEVPSDGGQVKLKIEYSFIPPNYGSDRMGIQETKNGKIFQIAQWYPRMCVYDDIYGWNTIPYSGPGEFYLEYGDFDLNITAPASHIVVASGELLNPQEVYTPMQLKRWAEAEKSEKTVIIRSASEVTDPASRPAGKKTLTWHFKIKNARDASWGSSAAFIIDAAKMDLPSGKKSTAISAYPIESDGVNAWGRSTEYVKKSIEYNSKQWFEFPYPAATAVAGIVGGMEYPGIVFCGAGATKGNLWGVNDHEFGHTWFPMIVGSNERMYGWMDEGFNTFINTLSTADFNNGEYKGKGSMNMHRAGAAFTAPGLETMLSQPANLKERNTGTLLYSKPGAGLTMLREVILGHDRFDFAFRTYIAKWAFKHPTPDDFFRTMENAGGENLQWFWRGWFINNWRLDVAVRSVEYVDNDPSKGAYITIDNLEKMAMPVILEVKTVSGKTDRVKLPVEIWERNNSWKFKYPSTEAIESVTYDPDKALPDFNEANNVWTKQ
- a CDS encoding Spx/MgsR family RNA polymerase-binding regulatory protein, producing MKVYGITNCNTVKKALDWLKSHNVAYEFHDFKKLGVSEEKLREWDAKAGYEKFMNKQGLTWKQLDPEVKAGVKTSTDALMLLQQKTSMIKRPVIEDGDFLFFGFDEAVYEDKLIK
- a CDS encoding outer membrane beta-barrel family protein, which encodes MKRLLLMALCCYLSAAVLAQPAPPALTVKGTAIDSVTNKPIGYVTVALQDAVTKQSVRGGLTKDDGTFELKAITGKNYQLSLASVGYATKVIKITGNTATVNLGNIVMASGKNQLKEVSITALKPVVKQEIDRISYDVQADPETKTQNVLDMLRKVPLVTVDASDNIQLKGGSNYKILINGKPSSLVAHNPSDVFKSMPASSIQKIEIITTPPAKYDAEGLAGIINIITNKKIDQGYNGSINLRDNSLYGPGGGLSLTVKQGKLGIFNYTGYGKQIKRHSSSNSTLQTFGTDPTFLTQSSASTSQGRYIYTSTEISYEIDTLNLITGSFDYNNGHSSNESNQFSNEFDAANALIQSYRIQNSSASTYKGGDFGFNYQKGFKNSKDRLLTFSYKFSNQPNSSENMNTITDRFNYGLPSYLQNNNAGTKEQTIQADYVHPLKHITIEGGLKAILRKSSSDFGTTDYIDSIKSYVPDPNSANNFNYNQNVYSLYNTYQYNLNNWGVKAGLRAEGTDISAHFVSQATDVSRNYSNIVPSISVQRKLKNGTSLNFGFTNRIQRPDIYELNPFVDKTNPRFIRTGNPDLKPVVNHSFELNYSKFSKGSINFGLSYSYSNNSIQSVTRLVDTVTYTTNENLGSNKNLGLSASFNYPITKKFNININSRISNVWINGFYNGQQLSNKGIQGYTFAYAGYRITDTWRAGVNGGFYSANVLLQGKSSSNVFTSISTSKDILSKKGSVFFNVNNPYSKYRTYNSYTRDPAFYQTSASVNPYRSFNIGFNYRFGKLKADIKKNQRGIDNDDTKGASKPASGN
- the pth gene encoding aminoacyl-tRNA hydrolase, which translates into the protein MKYLIVGLGNIGPEYADTRHNIGFMILDELAKQENAKFYNMRLAYYTEITHKARTLYLVKPTTYMNLSGKAVAHWMRELKIPIENVLVIVDDIALPFGTLRLKPKGSAAGHNGLKHIEATLGHNNYARLRFGVSDNFPKGRQVDYVLDGFDKDELPELPALIDRSIEMIKSFAAIGTELTMTRYNR
- a CDS encoding 50S ribosomal protein L25/general stress protein Ctc, which translates into the protein MKSIAISGSPRENVGKRDAKELRYQSLVPAVLYGGATQTHFSVSASDLRAVVYTPVVHFIDLDIAGTKSQAIIKDLQFHPLTEQIIHVDFLLLDEKKPITIEIPVKLTGTSPGVKVGGKLVQKLRKLRIKGLPKDHLDAIEVSIETLEVGKSVKVNDIKLEKLAIMNAKEDTIVSVTTSRALRQAEQEAASGKK
- a CDS encoding ribose-phosphate pyrophosphokinase encodes the protein MPLQFNPVKLFAGSATQSLAANVAECYGRDLGEVDISRFSDGEFQPHFNESVRGCDVFLIQSTNPPTDNLMELLMMIDAARRASAHYVTAVIPYFGLARQDRKDKPRVAIGAKLVANLLVAAGINRIMTMDLHAAQIQGFFDIPVDHLDASIIFVPYIKSLGLGNLTIASPDMGGSYRARTFAKFFNAEVVICDKRRKRANEIESMTLIGDVTDQDIVLIDDICDTAGTLAKAAGLIMERGARSVRAVCTHPLLSGKAYETIENSVLTELIVTDTIPLKHHSDKIKVLTTANLFASAIMNVNEHGSISQLFKVD